The following proteins are encoded in a genomic region of Zea mays cultivar B73 chromosome 9, Zm-B73-REFERENCE-NAM-5.0, whole genome shotgun sequence:
- the LOC732806 gene encoding mitochondrial aldehyde dehydrogenase 2, translating to MARRAASSLVSRCLLARAPAGAPPAAPSAPRRTVPADGMHRLLPGVLQRFSTAAAVEEPITPSVHVNYTKLLINGNFVDSASGKTFPTLDPRTGEVIAHVAEGDAEDINRAVAAARKAFDEGPWPKMTAYERSRILLRFADLIEKHNDELAALETWDNGKPYEQAAQIEVPMVARLMRYYAGWADKIHGLIVPADGPHHVQILHEPIGVAGQIIPWNFPLLMYAWKVGPALACGNTLVLKTAEQTPLSALYISKLLHEAGLPEGVVNVVSGFGPTAGAALASHMDVDKIAFTGSTDTGKIILELAAKSNLKTVTLELGGKSPFIIMDDADVDHAVELAHFALFFNQGQCCCAGSRTFVHERVYDEFVEKAKARALKRVVGDPFRKGVEQGPQIDDEQFNKILRYIRYGVDGGATLVTGGDRLGDKGFYIQPTIFSDVQDGMKIAQEEIFGPVQSILKFKDLNEVIKRANASQYGLAAGVFTNSLDTANTLTRALRAGTVWVNCFDVFDAAIPFGGYKMSGIGREKGVDSLKNYLQVKAVVTPIKNAAWL from the exons ATGGCTCGgagggccgcgtcctcgctcgtctCCCGCTGCCTCCTGGCGAGGGCCCCTGCCGGCGCGCCGCCCGCTGCCCCCTCTGCGCCGCGCAGGACAG TGCCTGCAGATGGGATGCACAGGCTGTTGCCAGGTGTCCTTCAGAGGTTCAGCACTGCAGCAGCAGTAGAGGAGCCCATCACGCCGTCAGTCCATGTGAACTACACAAAGCTCCTCATTAATGGGAACTTTGTTGATTCCGCATCCG GCAAGACCTTCCCAACTCTGGACCCTCGTACAGGGGAGGTGATTGCTCATGTGGCTGAGGGTGACGCAGAGGACATTAACCGTGCAGTAGCTGCGGCTCGCAAGGCTTTTGATGAAGGGCCATGGCCGAAGATGACTGCCTAT GAGAGGTCCCGTATCCTACTGCGGTTTGCTGATTTGATAGAGAAGCACAATGACGAGCTTGCTGCTTTGGAGACATGGGACAACGGGAAGCCATATGAGCAAGCAGCCCAGATTGAAGTACCCATGGTGGCCCGTCTTATGCGTTACTATGCTG GTTGGGCTGATAAGATCCATGGGCTCATTGTGCCGGCTGATGGCCCACACCATGTACAGATCTTGCATGAGCCAATTGGTGTTGCAGGTCAGATCATCCCATGGAACTTTCCTCTTCTGATGTATGCCTGGAAAGTTGGCCCTGCTTTGGCATGTGGAAATACTCTCGTGCTCAAGACTGCTGAACAAACCCCTCTATCGGCTTTGTATATCTCCAAATTGTTGCATGAG GCTGGACTACCTGAGGGTGTTGTGAATGTCGTTTCTGGTTTTGGCCCTACTGCTGGTGCTGCTCTTGCTAGTCACATGGATGTTGATAAG ATCGCATTTACTGGATCTACcgatactggaaaaattattctcGAGTTGGCTGCAAAGAGCAACCTTAAGACAGTGACACTGGAGTTAGGAGGCAAGTCCCCTTTCATCATAATGGACGATGCTGATGTTGACCATGCTGTTGAGCTTGCGCACTTTGCCCTGTTCTTTAACCAG GGACAATGCTGCTGCGCTGGATCTCGCACGTTTGTACATGAGCGTGTTTATGATGAGTTTGTGGAGAAGGCCAAGGCTCGTGCATTGAAGCGCGTCGTTGGTGATCCGTTCAGGAAAGGTGTTGAACAGGGCCCGCAG ATTGACGACGAGCAATTCAACAAGATCTTGCGCTACATTAGGTATGGTGTTGACGGTGGAGCTACCCTTGTGACGGGTGGTGATAGGTTGGGTGACAAGGGTTTCTACATCCAGCCAACGATTTTCTCAGATGTCCAG GACGGCATGAAGATTGCTCAGGAGGAGATATTTGGGCCTGTGCAGTCGATCCTCAAGTTCAA AGACCTCAATGAGGTTATCAAGAGGGCAAACGCGAGCCAGTATGGATTGGCCGCCGGCGTGTTCACCAACAGCCTGGACACGGCCAACACCCTGACGCGCGCGCTCAGGGCCGGGACCGTCTGGGTGAACTGCTTCGACGTCTTCGATGCTGCGATTCCGTTTGGTGGGTACAAGATGAGCGGCATCGGGAGGGAGAAGGGCGTTGACAGCCTGAAGAACTACCTGCAGGTGAAGGCGGTCGTCACCCCAATCAAGAACGCCGCGTGGTTGTAG